The Streptococcus oralis Uo5 genome includes a window with the following:
- a CDS encoding acyltransferase, with protein MQKNRNISLDLLKVLACIGVILLHTTMGGFKETGSWNLLAYLYYLGTYSIPLFFMVNGYLLLGKREITYPYILQKVKWILITVSSWSIIVWLFKRDFAVNPIKKIVGSLLQKGYFFQFWFFGALILIYLCLPVLKTVINSKRKYVYILSLLVAIGFIVELANIFLQMPIQTHVMQTFRLWTWFFYYLLGGYIAQFNVDNLKYRFKNWMKIVSIFLVLISPIIFFFLAKNTYHNLFAEYFYDTLFVKVSTLGIFLTILTLTLNENRKERIVFLSNQTMGVFIIHTYIMKLWERIFGFNFVGAYLLFALFTLSVSFIIVGMLMKIPYFNRIVKL; from the coding sequence ATGCAAAAAAATCGGAATATCAGCCTAGATTTATTAAAAGTGCTTGCGTGTATTGGGGTCATTTTACTCCATACAACAATGGGCGGATTTAAAGAGACAGGATCATGGAATCTTTTGGCATATTTATATTATTTAGGTACCTACTCCATTCCTTTGTTTTTTATGGTCAATGGTTATTTATTGTTAGGCAAAAGGGAAATAACTTATCCTTACATACTTCAAAAAGTCAAATGGATTCTAATAACAGTGTCATCATGGAGCATTATCGTTTGGCTCTTTAAAAGAGACTTTGCGGTTAATCCAATTAAAAAAATTGTAGGCTCTCTGTTACAAAAAGGGTATTTCTTTCAGTTTTGGTTTTTTGGTGCGCTGATTCTTATTTATTTATGTTTGCCTGTTTTGAAAACAGTTATAAATTCAAAAAGAAAATATGTATACATTCTATCTTTATTGGTGGCAATTGGGTTTATAGTTGAATTAGCAAATATTTTCCTTCAGATGCCTATACAAACTCATGTTATGCAAACTTTTAGATTATGGACTTGGTTTTTCTACTATCTTTTAGGTGGTTATATAGCACAATTCAATGTAGACAACCTCAAATATAGATTTAAAAACTGGATGAAAATAGTTAGCATATTCTTAGTGTTGATATCGCCAATTATATTCTTTTTCTTAGCAAAGAATACTTACCATAATCTTTTTGCTGAATATTTTTATGATACTTTATTTGTAAAAGTCAGTACTCTAGGAATTTTTCTAACTATCCTCACGCTTACGTTGAATGAAAACCGAAAGGAAAGGATTGTTTTCCTTTCTAATCAAACAATGGGAGTTTTCATAATACACACTTATATTATGAAATTGTGGGAAAGGATATTTGGTTTTAATTTTGTTGGAGCATATTTACTTTTTGCTCTATTTACTTTAAGTGTTAGTTTTATTATTGTTGGAATGTTAATGAAGATTCCTTACTTCAATCGAATCGTCAAATTATAA
- a CDS encoding flippase, which produces MKVLKNYAYNLSYQLLVIILPIITTPYVTRVFSSDDLGTYGYFNSIVTYFILLATLGVANYGTKVISGHRNEINKNFWGIYSLQLGATVLSLTLYCLLCLTLPFMQNPVAYILGLSLVSKGLDISWLFQGLEDFRKITVRNITVKLVGVISIFLFVKSANDLYLYVFLLTIFELLGQLSMWVPAREFIGSSHFSIEYARHHLKPVILLFLPQVAISLYITLDRTMLGALASTKDVGIYDQALKLVNILLTLVTSLGSVMLPRVAHLLATGDHKAVNKMHEMSFLIYNLVIFPMMAGILIVNDDFVSFFLGQDFQDARYAIAIMIFRMFFIGWTNIMGIQILIPHNQNKEFMISTTAPAIISVGLNLLFLPKLGYIGAAIVSVLTEALVWAIQLYFTRRYLKEVPIIGSMTKIVLASAIMYGILLGSKTVIHFSPTLNVLAFAVLGGIIYLFAILSLKVVDVKELKQVIRKN; this is translated from the coding sequence ATGAAAGTATTAAAAAACTACGCCTACAATCTTTCTTATCAGTTATTAGTGATTATACTCCCAATCATTACGACTCCCTATGTAACACGGGTCTTTTCTTCGGATGATTTAGGGACGTATGGATACTTTAATTCCATTGTCACCTACTTTATTCTCTTAGCGACGCTGGGAGTTGCTAACTATGGGACCAAGGTCATTTCAGGACATCGTAATGAGATTAATAAAAACTTTTGGGGTATCTACTCTCTACAATTAGGGGCAACAGTTCTTTCTCTAACCTTGTATTGTCTTCTTTGTTTAACTCTTCCCTTTATGCAAAATCCGGTAGCCTACATTCTAGGTTTGAGTTTAGTTTCAAAAGGTTTAGACATTTCCTGGCTCTTTCAAGGGTTAGAAGATTTTCGAAAGATTACTGTTCGAAATATCACAGTTAAACTCGTTGGAGTCATTTCAATCTTTCTCTTTGTCAAATCTGCAAATGACCTATATCTCTATGTTTTTTTGCTAACCATATTTGAACTCTTGGGGCAACTAAGTATGTGGGTGCCTGCTCGGGAGTTTATCGGTAGTTCTCATTTTAGCATAGAATATGCTAGACATCATTTAAAGCCGGTCATATTATTATTCCTTCCTCAAGTAGCGATTTCTTTGTACATTACGCTGGATCGTACCATGCTTGGAGCCTTAGCTTCTACAAAAGATGTAGGGATTTATGACCAGGCCCTAAAATTAGTAAATATCCTTCTGACCTTGGTAACTTCCTTGGGAAGCGTTATGTTGCCTCGTGTCGCGCATTTGTTAGCGACAGGTGATCATAAAGCGGTTAACAAAATGCATGAGATGTCCTTCCTCATTTATAATCTAGTGATTTTCCCAATGATGGCAGGAATTTTAATCGTCAACGATGATTTTGTTAGCTTTTTCCTTGGGCAGGATTTTCAGGATGCACGTTATGCAATCGCCATTATGATCTTCCGTATGTTCTTTATCGGTTGGACCAATATCATGGGAATTCAGATCCTGATACCTCACAATCAAAATAAAGAGTTCATGATTTCAACAACAGCTCCCGCAATTATCAGTGTAGGTTTGAACTTACTATTCCTTCCTAAACTGGGATATATAGGAGCAGCCATTGTTTCTGTTTTGACAGAGGCGTTGGTATGGGCGATACAATTATACTTTACCCGTAGATACCTAAAAGAAGTTCCTATTATCGGATCTATGACAAAAATTGTTCTAGCGTCAGCTATCATGTATGGCATTCTGCTAGGTTCAAAAACAGTTATACATTTTTCGCCAACCCTAAATGTTCTAGCATTTGCAGTGCTTGGTGGAATCATTTATCTTTTTGCAATTCTATCTCTGAAAGTGGTAGATGTAAAAGAATTAAAACAAGTTATTAGGAAAAATTAG
- a CDS encoding glycosyltransferase family 2 protein, protein MFISIVVPVYNVADYLHFAIESLIKQTYQNFEVILVNDGSTDDSPLLCEDYAKQYENIHVFHKENGGLSDARNFGVAKANSDWIFFLDPDDYLEEYTLELIVKIQETHQADLISTKVKATSKYNAYTSYRLQDSDYKDLAPITKEKALELMLDDKVATVSACAKLYKKSILERVPFPVGKIYEDFYVVGEHLALAERIVISPLETYNYYRREGSIVRSIFTEKRYDFFEAVAKNEEVIKREYIQSPELKQALQAKKLLGGFVVIGAKADSGLKDFSKDKELLRVEMSDLLKNNKLSWKLKLKYLIFMLNPRLYLLLR, encoded by the coding sequence ATGTTTATCAGCATCGTTGTTCCTGTTTATAATGTTGCAGACTATCTGCATTTTGCGATAGAAAGCTTAATTAAACAGACCTATCAAAACTTTGAGGTAATCCTTGTAAATGATGGATCCACAGATGATTCTCCTCTATTATGCGAAGATTATGCAAAGCAATATGAAAATATCCATGTTTTCCACAAAGAAAATGGTGGATTATCTGATGCACGTAACTTTGGAGTGGCAAAAGCCAACTCAGATTGGATTTTCTTTTTAGATCCGGATGATTATCTTGAAGAATATACTCTAGAGTTAATCGTGAAAATTCAGGAAACACATCAAGCAGACTTGATTTCAACAAAGGTAAAAGCTACTTCAAAATATAATGCTTATACTTCTTATCGATTGCAAGACTCAGACTATAAAGATTTGGCTCCGATTACAAAAGAAAAGGCTCTGGAACTAATGTTGGATGACAAAGTTGCAACGGTTTCTGCCTGTGCTAAGCTTTATAAAAAAAGCATATTGGAACGAGTCCCTTTTCCAGTTGGGAAAATCTATGAGGATTTTTATGTTGTAGGAGAACACCTTGCCTTGGCTGAAAGAATCGTGATCAGTCCGCTTGAAACCTACAATTACTATCGTAGGGAAGGGAGTATAGTTCGTTCAATTTTTACTGAAAAAAGATATGATTTCTTTGAAGCTGTTGCAAAAAATGAGGAAGTTATTAAAAGAGAGTACATTCAGAGTCCAGAATTAAAGCAAGCTTTGCAAGCTAAAAAATTATTAGGTGGTTTTGTAGTAATTGGTGCAAAAGCTGACTCAGGCTTAAAAGATTTTTCAAAAGATAAAGAGTTGTTGAGAGTCGAAATGAGTGACTTGTTAAAAAATAATAAGTTATCATGGAAACTAAAACTAAAATACCTTATTTTTATGTTAAACCCTAGATTGTATTTGTTGCTACGATAG
- a CDS encoding glycosyltransferase family 4 protein produces the protein MKKIALVKWSIDRTDGGLKVATSLANELSTMYEVHLLSMISTENNFFSLKQSVRYQNLSSKKISMSKNFLEAVKLLRNYLKEENIDIVFGIGMSMNAVGVASTIGLRTKFVSCDHTNSIVDIDTKVKKIQRYIGAKFADKLVTLTQEDRENYIKKYGVSEERICYIYNWKEASLSDVSYNKNSTKIVTVGRFDYQKGFDYLVQVAKKVLVKRSDWTWEIYGSGSQDEVDKIRNLINENDLQDKLVIKGLEKNQDLIYEDKGIYVMTSRYEGLPLVLLEAQQYNLPIVSFRCPTGPNEIVEDGVNGYLVECYDTDKLSQKLLELMGDEALRQSFSEHAKDNMDKFDKEKILKQWIELIETI, from the coding sequence ATGAAAAAAATCGCTTTAGTGAAATGGAGTATCGATAGAACAGATGGAGGACTGAAAGTAGCAACCAGCCTTGCAAATGAGTTATCAACTATGTATGAAGTTCATCTTCTCTCGATGATTTCTACAGAAAACAATTTCTTCTCGCTAAAACAATCGGTTCGATATCAAAATTTATCATCAAAGAAAATATCTATGAGTAAAAATTTTCTCGAAGCGGTCAAGTTGTTGAGAAACTATCTGAAAGAAGAGAACATTGATATTGTTTTTGGAATCGGAATGAGTATGAATGCAGTTGGTGTAGCAAGTACAATTGGTTTGAGAACAAAATTTGTTTCCTGCGACCATACAAATTCTATAGTAGATATTGATACTAAAGTTAAGAAGATACAAAGGTATATTGGAGCGAAATTTGCTGATAAACTCGTGACCCTTACTCAAGAAGATCGTGAAAACTATATAAAAAAATACGGTGTTTCTGAAGAAAGGATTTGCTACATCTATAATTGGAAAGAGGCTTCTCTTTCAGATGTCTCCTATAATAAAAATTCAACTAAAATCGTGACGGTTGGTCGTTTTGATTATCAAAAAGGATTTGATTACCTTGTTCAAGTCGCGAAAAAAGTGTTAGTGAAAAGGTCTGACTGGACTTGGGAAATCTACGGTTCCGGAAGTCAAGATGAAGTGGACAAAATCAGAAATTTAATCAACGAAAATGATTTACAGGATAAGTTAGTCATAAAAGGACTCGAAAAAAATCAGGATTTGATTTATGAAGATAAAGGAATTTATGTCATGACTTCTCGCTATGAAGGTCTACCTCTAGTTCTGCTGGAAGCTCAACAATACAACCTCCCAATTGTTAGTTTCAGATGTCCAACAGGACCAAATGAGATTGTTGAAGATGGAGTTAATGGCTATCTGGTTGAGTGTTATGATACGGACAAGTTGAGCCAAAAATTGCTTGAACTGATGGGAGATGAAGCTTTGAGACAGTCTTTCTCAGAACATGCAAAAGACAATATGGATAAATTCGATAAGGAGAAAATTCTCAAGCAGTGGATTGAACTAATTGAGACGATTTAA
- a CDS encoding LicD family protein, producing MSDIKIIQDKILSILKEFINICEENNLTYYALGGTLLGAVRHKGFIPWDDDIDIGMPREDYEKFKKIASNVLPENYKFLSEDTLNYKKAFSVIRDDSTKIIMNYSKEELVESLWIDIFPLDGMPSNVLKKKIHSLRYLYARMMVQLSQFNSLVNQKKENRPFIEKIIIAFANAVNIEKIISFTWAQKKYLQTIKKYLFDEAYAGNYTGAYKLKEIVPSDYFGEPVLLQFEDLKLCCPCKYKEYLTAIYGADYMQLPPEDKRALHHYEIISLGENEGEV from the coding sequence ATGTCGGATATCAAAATCATTCAAGATAAGATATTATCTATTTTGAAAGAGTTTATTAATATTTGCGAAGAAAATAACCTAACCTACTATGCTCTAGGTGGGACCTTGTTAGGAGCGGTACGTCATAAAGGTTTCATACCTTGGGATGATGACATCGATATCGGTATGCCGAGAGAAGATTATGAAAAGTTTAAAAAAATAGCTTCAAATGTCTTACCAGAAAACTACAAGTTTTTAAGCGAAGATACATTAAATTACAAAAAAGCTTTCTCTGTGATCCGAGATGATTCTACAAAAATCATCATGAATTATAGTAAAGAAGAATTGGTAGAGAGTTTGTGGATAGACATTTTTCCGTTGGATGGTATGCCTTCTAATGTTTTAAAGAAAAAAATTCATTCTTTGAGATACTTGTACGCAAGGATGATGGTTCAACTCTCGCAATTCAATAGTTTGGTGAATCAGAAAAAAGAAAATCGGCCATTCATTGAAAAGATAATTATTGCTTTTGCGAATGCTGTTAATATTGAGAAGATTATTTCCTTTACATGGGCTCAGAAAAAATATTTACAAACGATAAAAAAATATTTGTTTGATGAAGCTTATGCAGGAAATTATACGGGAGCTTACAAATTAAAAGAGATAGTACCAAGTGATTACTTTGGAGAACCAGTCCTATTACAGTTTGAAGATCTTAAACTTTGTTGTCCTTGTAAATACAAAGAATATCTAACAGCCATTTACGGAGCGGATTATATGCAATTGCCACCAGAAGATAAAAGGGCTCTTCACCACTACGAGATTATATCACTTGGTGAAAATGAAGGGGAAGTGTAG
- a CDS encoding DUF4422 domain-containing protein encodes MSKTFKIIIATHKRFQMPEDKELYVPIQVGSEGKGDLGYQPDNQGVHISHLNPYYCELTGLYWAWKNLECDYLGLVHYRRYFTSKRQSYSEAISMDDIILSKSEVKNLMSNYDVIVPQKRKYYIETLYSHYSHTHDAKHLDITRQIISEISPEYVETFDSIMKQRSGYMFNMFIMSKENVTAYCEWLFPIIDELYKKLDITDYSAFEARLFGRISERLFNVWLAKQDLRVKEIPFIYMEKIDLIQKGKSFLQAKFFGKKYGQSF; translated from the coding sequence ATGTCTAAAACGTTTAAAATAATAATTGCGACACATAAAAGATTTCAAATGCCGGAGGATAAGGAATTGTACGTCCCTATCCAAGTTGGCAGTGAGGGGAAGGGAGATTTAGGTTATCAACCAGATAATCAAGGAGTTCATATTTCTCACCTTAATCCTTATTATTGCGAATTGACGGGATTGTATTGGGCATGGAAAAATTTAGAATGTGATTATCTTGGATTAGTACATTATCGTCGATATTTCACATCAAAAAGACAATCATATAGTGAAGCAATCAGTATGGATGATATTATCCTTTCAAAATCAGAAGTGAAAAACTTGATGTCGAATTATGATGTTATCGTACCCCAAAAACGGAAGTATTACATTGAAACTCTATACTCGCACTATTCTCATACACACGATGCTAAGCATTTAGATATAACGCGTCAGATTATAAGTGAGATAAGCCCAGAATACGTTGAAACATTTGATAGTATAATGAAACAACGCAGTGGGTATATGTTCAATATGTTTATCATGTCTAAAGAGAATGTGACGGCTTATTGTGAATGGTTATTCCCAATTATTGATGAACTATATAAAAAATTAGATATAACAGATTATTCTGCTTTTGAAGCTAGATTATTTGGTAGAATCAGCGAACGCTTGTTTAATGTTTGGTTGGCAAAACAAGATTTGCGGGTAAAAGAGATTCCGTTCATTTATATGGAAAAAATCGATTTGATTCAAAAAGGGAAGTCCTTTTTACAAGCAAAATTCTTTGGAAAAAAATATGGACAGAGTTTTTAG
- a CDS encoding sugar transferase, translating to MDVFIGLFGTVFIVLPCSLVIFVIYKMKGYKGSIFFTQCRAGLRGKKFKIIKFRSMVENAEEILISNKELYEKYKKNSYKLPPNEDPRLTNIGDFIRKTSIDEVPQFINVLLGDMSLIGPRPILENELDEYTEDEQEILLSVRPGITGIWQVSGRSGVYYPERCEMELYYPRNQSLRLDIKIFFLTIKRVLSREGAH from the coding sequence ATGGATGTATTTATCGGCTTGTTTGGAACGGTATTTATAGTTTTACCCTGTTCTCTGGTCATCTTTGTAATCTATAAAATGAAAGGTTACAAAGGAAGTATATTTTTTACACAGTGCAGAGCAGGTCTCAGAGGGAAAAAATTTAAAATCATTAAGTTTAGGTCGATGGTCGAGAATGCAGAAGAAATTCTGATTTCGAATAAGGAACTTTATGAAAAGTATAAAAAGAATAGCTATAAATTGCCACCAAATGAGGATCCACGACTTACAAATATTGGAGATTTTATAAGAAAAACAAGTATTGATGAGGTTCCACAGTTTATAAATGTACTACTAGGTGATATGAGTCTTATTGGTCCAAGACCAATTCTTGAAAATGAACTAGACGAATATACCGAGGATGAACAGGAAATTTTATTGTCTGTTCGTCCTGGGATTACAGGGATATGGCAAGTTTCTGGTAGGAGTGGAGTATATTATCCTGAACGTTGTGAGATGGAATTATATTATCCTAGAAATCAGTCTTTACGGTTAGATATCAAAATCTTCTTTTTGACCATTAAAAGAGTGTTATCTCGTGAAGGGGCGCATTGA
- a CDS encoding tyrosine-protein kinase, with the protein MPTLEIAHKKLDQARKAEEYYNALRTNIQLSGNNLQVISITSVKPGEGKSTTSTNIAWAFARAGYKTLLIDADIRNSVMSGVFKSREKITGLTEFLSGTTDLSQGLCETNVENLFVIQAGSVSPNPTALLQSENFATMIDTLRKYFDYIVVDTAPIGVVIDAAIITQQCDASVLVTAAGETNRRDVQKAKEQLEQTSKPFLGVVLNKFNTSVEKYGSYGAYGNYGKK; encoded by the coding sequence ATGCCAACGTTAGAGATTGCACATAAAAAATTGGATCAGGCAAGAAAAGCAGAAGAGTACTACAATGCCCTTCGCACTAATATTCAATTGAGTGGGAATAACCTGCAAGTTATTTCGATCACATCCGTTAAACCAGGGGAAGGAAAATCAACAACTTCTACCAATATTGCTTGGGCTTTCGCGCGTGCAGGCTATAAGACACTGTTGATTGATGCGGACATCCGTAATTCAGTCATGTCAGGTGTCTTTAAATCACGGGAAAAGATTACAGGTCTAACAGAGTTTTTATCTGGGACGACAGATCTATCACAAGGTTTATGTGAAACCAATGTTGAAAATTTGTTTGTCATTCAAGCGGGCTCTGTATCACCAAACCCAACAGCTTTATTACAAAGTGAAAATTTTGCGACCATGATTGACACCTTACGCAAGTACTTTGACTACATCGTCGTAGATACTGCCCCGATTGGAGTTGTTATCGATGCGGCGATTATCACGCAACAGTGTGACGCTTCTGTTTTGGTAACTGCTGCTGGTGAAACCAATCGTCGTGATGTCCAAAAAGCTAAAGAACAACTCGAACAAACAAGCAAACCATTTCTAGGAGTAGTTCTAAATAAATTTAATACTTCAGTTGAAAAATATGGCTCCTATGGAGCATATGGGAACTATGGGAAAAAGTAG
- the cpsC gene encoding capsular polysaccharide biosynthesis protein CpsC, with amino-acid sequence MKEQNMMEIDVFHLLKILWKRKLLIALVAFVTGTVAFAYSSFIVKPEFTSTTRIYVVNRNQGDKPGLTNQDLQAGSYLVKDYREIILSQDVLEKVATDLKLELPPKGLASKIKVTVPVDTRIVSISVTDRAPEEASRIANSLREVAAQKIISVTRVSDVTTLEEARPATSPSSPNIRRNTMVGFLAGAVVMVVTVLLVEILDTRVKRPEDIEDVMQIALLGVVPNLDKLK; translated from the coding sequence ATGAAAGAACAAAATATGATGGAAATCGATGTATTTCACTTGCTTAAAATCCTTTGGAAACGAAAATTGTTAATTGCTTTGGTAGCATTCGTGACAGGGACAGTAGCTTTTGCCTACAGTAGTTTTATTGTGAAGCCGGAGTTTACGAGTACGACCCGAATTTATGTGGTCAATCGTAATCAGGGAGATAAGCCTGGTTTGACCAACCAAGACTTGCAAGCGGGATCTTACTTGGTAAAAGACTATCGTGAAATCATTCTCTCGCAAGACGTTTTAGAGAAGGTTGCGACTGATTTGAAACTAGAACTCCCTCCAAAAGGTCTAGCTAGTAAAATCAAGGTAACAGTTCCAGTGGATACGCGTATTGTATCGATTTCTGTTACAGATCGTGCACCTGAGGAAGCTAGCCGTATCGCCAACTCTTTGAGAGAGGTTGCGGCTCAAAAGATTATCAGCGTCACTCGCGTTTCGGATGTGACAACGCTTGAAGAAGCACGCCCAGCAACATCACCATCTTCACCAAACATTCGTCGCAATACCATGGTTGGATTCCTTGCGGGAGCGGTTGTGATGGTTGTCACAGTTCTCCTTGTTGAGATTTTGGATACACGAGTGAAACGTCCAGAAGATATTGAGGACGTGATGCAAATTGCACTATTGGGAGTAGTTCCAAATTTGGATAAATTGAAATAG
- the cps4B gene encoding capsular polysaccharide biosynthesis protein Cps4B has product MIDIHSHIVFDVDDGPKSIEESKKLLREAYNQGVRTIVSTSHRRKGMFETPEEKIATNFLKVREMAKEVADDLIIAYGAEIYYTPDVVEKLEKKLIPTLNDSRYALIEFSMNTPYRDMHKGLSNILMLGITPVIAHIERYDALENNEKRVRELIDMGCYTQVNSSHVLKPKLFGETYKFMKKRAQYFLERDLVHVIASDMHNLDHRPPHMEEAYDIIAQKYSEDKAKELFKDNPRKIIMDQLI; this is encoded by the coding sequence ATGATAGATATCCATTCACACATCGTTTTTGATGTGGATGATGGTCCAAAGTCGATAGAGGAGAGTAAAAAACTTCTTAGAGAGGCCTATAATCAAGGAGTGAGAACAATTGTTTCCACTTCGCATAGACGAAAAGGGATGTTTGAAACTCCTGAAGAAAAAATCGCAACTAACTTTTTGAAGGTGAGAGAAATGGCTAAGGAAGTTGCGGATGACTTAATCATTGCCTATGGGGCAGAAATCTACTATACGCCGGATGTTGTTGAGAAGTTAGAAAAGAAATTAATCCCAACCCTCAACGACAGTCGCTATGCTTTGATTGAGTTTAGTATGAACACACCCTATCGGGATATGCATAAGGGGCTGAGTAATATTCTAATGTTAGGCATTACACCCGTCATTGCCCACATTGAACGTTACGATGCTTTAGAAAACAATGAAAAGCGCGTGCGAGAGCTAATTGACATGGGATGTTATACTCAGGTTAATAGTTCTCATGTTTTGAAACCAAAACTCTTCGGAGAAACCTATAAATTTATGAAAAAGAGAGCCCAGTATTTCTTGGAACGAGATCTGGTTCACGTGATAGCAAGTGATATGCACAACTTGGATCACAGACCTCCTCATATGGAGGAAGCCTATGATATCATTGCCCAAAAATACAGTGAAGATAAGGCTAAGGAACTTTTTAAGGATAATCCCCGAAAAATAATAATGGATCAATTGATTTAG